In a genomic window of Diadema setosum chromosome 3, eeDiaSeto1, whole genome shotgun sequence:
- the LOC140226133 gene encoding histone H3, embryonic, which produces MARTKQTARKSTGGKAPRKQLATKAARKSAPATGGVKKPHRYRPGTVALREIRRYQKSTELLIRKLPFQRLVREIAQDFKTELRFQSSAVMALQEASEAYLVGLFEDTNLCAIHAKRVTIMPKDIQLARRIRGERA; this is translated from the coding sequence ATGGCTCGCACCAAGCAGACGGCTCGCAAGTCGACTGGAGGCAAGGCTCCTCGCAAGCAACTGGCTACGAAGGCTGCTCGCAAGAGTGCCCCCGCCACCGGAGGAGTGAAGAAACCTCATCGCTATAGGCCCGGCACAGTCGCACTTCGTGAGATTCGCCGCTACCAGAAGAGCACCGAACTTCTCATCCGCAAACTCCCCTTCCAGCGACTTGTTCGTGAGATTGCTCAGGATTTCAAGACCGAGCTGCGCTTCCAAAGTTCTGCTGTCATGGCCCTCCAAGAAGCGAGCGAGGCTTATCTCGTCGGTCTGTTCGAAGACACCAACCTGTGCGCCATCCACGCCAAGCGGGTTACCATCATGCCCAAGGACATTCAGCTGGCCCGTCGCATCCGGGGAGAGAGGGCGTAG
- the LOC140226135 gene encoding histone H2A, embryonic, whose product MSGRGKSGKARTKAKSRSSRAGLQFPVGRVHRFLRKGNYAQRVGAGAPVYLAAVLEYLTAEILELAGNAARDNKKTRIIPRHLQLAVRNDEELNKLLGGVTIAQGGVLPNIQAVLLPKKTAKSS is encoded by the coding sequence atgtctggacgaggaaaatctggcaaggctcgcaccaagGCCAAGTCTCGATCATCACGCGCCGGCCTGCAGTTCCCCGTCGGCCGAGTTCATCGCTTCCTTCGTAAAGGCAACTACGCCCAGAGAGTAGGCGCTGGTGCACCAGTGTACCTAGCTGCTGTTCTGGAGTACCTGACCGCTGAGATTCTGGAGCTGGCCGGCAACGCCGCACGCGATAACAAGAAGACGAGGATCATCCCGCGACATCTTCAACTTGCCGTTCGCAACGACGAAGAGCTGAACAAGCTGCTGGGAGGCGTGACAATCGCTCAGGGTGGTGTACTGCCAAACATCCAGGctgtgcttctgccgaagaagaCTGCAAAGTCCAGTTAG
- the LOC140226134 gene encoding histone H2B.2, embryonic, with translation MAPPSGQVAKKGSKKAAKAPRPNADKKRRRKRKESYGIYIYKVLKQVHPDTGISSRAMSIMNSFVNDIFERIAAEAARLGQYNKKSTISSREVQTAVRLLLPGELAKHAVSEGTKAVTKYTTSK, from the coding sequence ATGGCTCCTCCATCCGGACAAGTTGCCAAGAAGGGTTCCAAGAAAGCTGCCAAGGCTCCCCGGCCCAATGCCGACAAGAAGAGgcgtaggaagaggaaggagagctacggcatctacatctacaaggttctgaagcaagtccacccagatactggaatttcGAGTCGCGCCATGTCCATCATGAACAGCTTCGTCAACGACATTTTCGAACGCATCGCCGCCGAAGCTGCACGTCTCGGTCAGTACAACAAGAAGTCGACCATCAGCAGCCGTGAAGTGCAGACCGCAGTGCGCCTCCTTCTCCCCGGAGAACTGGCAAAGCACGCCGTCAGCGAGGGCACCAAAGCTGTCACCAAGTACACTACATCCAAGTAG